A single window of Canis lupus familiaris isolate Mischka breed German Shepherd chromosome 7, alternate assembly UU_Cfam_GSD_1.0, whole genome shotgun sequence DNA harbors:
- the LOC100688081 gene encoding oligosaccharyltransferase complex subunit OSTC has protein sequence METLYRVPFLVLECPNLKLKKPPWVHMPSAMTVYALVVVSYFLITGGIIYDVIVEPPSVGSMTDEHGHERPVAFLAYRVNGQYIMEGLASSFLFTMGGLGFIILDRSNAPNIPKLNRFLLLFIGFVCVLLSFFMARVFMRMKLPGYLMG, from the coding sequence ATGGAGACCTTGTACCGCGTCCCGTTCTTAGTGCTCGAATGCCCCAACCTGAAGCTGAAGAAGCCGCCCTGGGTGCACATGCCGTCGGCCATGACGGTGTACGCTCTGGTGGTGGTGTCTTACTTCCTCATCACCGGAGGAATAATTTATGATGTTATTGTTGAACCTCCAAGTGTTGGTTCTATGACTGATGAACATGGACATGAGAGACCAGTAGCTTTCTTGGCCTACAGAGTAAATGGACAATATATTATGGAAGGACTTGCATCCAGCTTCCTGTTTACAATGGGGGGTCTAGGTTTCATAATCCTGGACCGATCGAATGCACCAAACATTCCAAAACTCAATAGATTTCTTCTTCTATTCATTGGATTCGTCTGTGTCCTATTGAGTTTTTTCATGGCTAGAGTATTCATGAGAATGAAACTGCCGGGCTACCTGATGGgttaa